In one Echinicola marina genomic region, the following are encoded:
- a CDS encoding SulP family inorganic anion transporter, which translates to MTKKTNLFANLKSDLPSGLVVFLVALPLCLGIAMASGAPLFSGIITGIVGGIVVGFLSQSHISVSGPAAGLTAIVIVAIQDLGGFDIFLVSVVLAGLIQLVLGFLRAGSISNYIPSNVITGMLAGIGVIIFIKQIPVALGSDVEIGGGLAIFSDIAASFTDIQPGVILVTAISLAILIAWDKIPALKKLKLVPAALVAVICGVLINEFLIMSGSSLAIGEKYLVSLPVPTSTEDFKNLITLPQFGAIANPEVWIVAMTIAIVASIETLLCIEAADRMDPMKRVTNTNVELKAQGIGNMVSGLIGGLPMTSVVVRTTANVNSGAKSKMSAVIHGVFLLISVLTIPVILNKVPLATLAAILLLIGYKLAKPSTFVYFWNQGKYQFLPFVATLGAVVFLDLLKGVALGIVISVFFVLKGNAKRVYYFKKEDYSDGDIIHVDLAQEVSFLNKAAIKQTLNHIPKGASVVIDASDTVYVTHDVLELIREFKDIQAPEKGISVKLIGFKASYNLENDLEESNHVSTEHKEVLSYRKNRKTSHKEVITELINNNSSN; encoded by the coding sequence ATGACAAAGAAGACTAATCTCTTTGCAAACCTCAAGTCAGACTTGCCATCTGGTCTTGTAGTATTTCTTGTAGCCCTGCCATTATGTTTGGGGATTGCCATGGCATCCGGTGCACCATTATTTTCAGGGATCATTACCGGAATAGTTGGAGGTATTGTAGTTGGTTTTTTGAGCCAGTCCCATATTAGTGTTTCAGGTCCAGCAGCAGGTCTTACGGCTATTGTTATTGTAGCCATTCAGGACTTGGGGGGATTTGATATATTTTTGGTGTCAGTTGTATTAGCTGGACTCATACAGCTCGTACTAGGTTTTTTGCGAGCCGGAAGTATATCCAATTATATCCCTAGCAATGTCATCACAGGTATGCTTGCTGGTATAGGGGTGATTATCTTTATTAAGCAAATACCTGTGGCATTGGGATCAGATGTAGAAATTGGAGGTGGATTGGCTATTTTCTCAGACATTGCAGCCTCTTTTACAGATATCCAACCGGGAGTGATCTTGGTGACCGCTATTTCTTTGGCCATATTGATTGCATGGGATAAAATCCCGGCACTGAAAAAATTAAAACTGGTACCTGCAGCTTTGGTTGCTGTGATTTGCGGTGTATTGATAAATGAGTTTTTGATCATGTCAGGAAGTTCTCTGGCGATCGGAGAAAAATACTTGGTGAGTTTACCTGTACCTACCTCTACAGAAGATTTTAAAAATTTAATTACCCTTCCTCAATTTGGCGCAATTGCCAATCCTGAAGTATGGATTGTTGCCATGACCATAGCAATCGTTGCGTCGATTGAAACCCTATTATGTATAGAGGCTGCAGATCGTATGGACCCTATGAAAAGGGTGACCAATACTAACGTGGAATTGAAAGCCCAAGGGATAGGAAATATGGTCAGTGGATTGATAGGGGGCTTGCCTATGACTTCTGTGGTGGTCAGAACTACTGCTAATGTTAATTCAGGGGCTAAATCAAAAATGTCAGCAGTGATACATGGTGTGTTTTTGCTGATAAGTGTTTTGACCATTCCAGTTATTTTAAATAAAGTGCCGTTGGCGACTTTGGCTGCTATTTTATTATTGATTGGTTATAAGTTGGCCAAGCCATCTACTTTTGTTTATTTTTGGAATCAAGGAAAATACCAGTTCTTGCCTTTTGTGGCAACTTTAGGGGCAGTGGTATTCTTGGACCTTTTGAAAGGAGTAGCTTTGGGAATAGTTATCAGTGTGTTCTTTGTATTGAAGGGAAATGCCAAGAGAGTATACTATTTCAAAAAAGAGGATTATAGTGATGGAGATATTATTCATGTAGATCTTGCTCAAGAGGTGTCCTTTTTGAACAAAGCGGCTATCAAGCAAACACTGAACCACATTCCAAAGGGAGCCAGCGTGGTGATTGATGCTTCTGATACCGTGTATGTTACGCATGATGTGCTCGAGCTTATCAGAGAATTTAAAGATATTCAGGCACCAGAAAAAGGGATATCTGTGAAACTAATAGGCTTTAAAGCTTCTTATAATCTGGAAAATGACTTGGAAGAATCTAATCATGTATCCACTGAGCACAAGGAAGTACTATCCTACAGGAAAAATAGAAAAACATCTCATAAGGAGGTGATAACGGAACTGATCAATAATAATTCATCGAATTAA
- a CDS encoding aldo/keto reductase yields MNYRQLGKSSIKISELSFGCMSLKGSKSDDRALLRQAFDQGINYFDTADLYDGGENEKLVGAALKGIRDEVVLATKVGNQLRPDGSGWDWNPRKSYILRAVEKSLQRLQTDYIDLYQLHGGTMDDPIDETIAAFEQLKKEGKIREYGISSIRPNVIRTYAEKSNMVSVMMQYSMLDRRPEEECLGFLAERDISVLVRGAYAKGLSLDKPAQPYLNWSLEEVKNINEKLKTYSASLIEKTELILRYLLNQPAVTSIVSGIRTKEQLQNSLEAFNGSRKWKELAAELKKELPVNRYEAHR; encoded by the coding sequence ATGAATTACCGTCAACTAGGAAAATCTTCCATCAAAATATCTGAATTATCTTTTGGATGTATGTCATTGAAAGGTAGCAAATCAGATGATAGGGCATTATTGCGTCAGGCATTTGACCAAGGGATCAACTATTTTGATACTGCGGACCTTTATGATGGTGGAGAAAACGAGAAACTTGTGGGAGCTGCCCTCAAAGGTATAAGGGATGAAGTGGTGCTGGCCACTAAAGTAGGAAACCAGTTGAGGCCCGATGGAAGTGGCTGGGATTGGAATCCCCGTAAATCTTATATCCTGCGAGCTGTTGAAAAGAGTCTTCAAAGACTTCAAACAGATTATATTGATTTGTACCAGCTGCATGGAGGAACCATGGATGATCCGATTGATGAAACGATAGCAGCTTTTGAACAATTAAAAAAAGAGGGTAAGATCAGAGAGTATGGCATTTCGTCTATACGGCCGAATGTAATTAGGACCTACGCAGAGAAGTCCAATATGGTGTCAGTCATGATGCAATATAGTATGCTGGATAGGAGGCCTGAGGAGGAGTGTTTAGGATTTTTGGCTGAGAGGGATATTAGTGTTCTTGTTAGAGGAGCTTATGCCAAAGGCTTATCGTTGGATAAGCCTGCTCAACCTTATTTGAACTGGTCATTGGAAGAGGTTAAAAATATTAACGAAAAATTGAAGACCTATAGTGCTAGTTTGATTGAAAAGACGGAATTGATCTTAAGGTATTTACTCAATCAGCCAGCAGTGACTTCCATTGTGTCAGGAATTAGAACTAAGGAGCAATTACAGAATAGCCTGGAAGCTTTTAATGGATCTAGGAAGTGGAAAGAGCTTGCTGCAGAATTGAAAAAAGAATTGCCTGTTAATAGATATGAAGCCCACCGTTAA
- a CDS encoding aldo/keto reductase encodes MKYRLLGKTGLKVSEISLGTWQVGGGWGGAFDEKAAHRIINSAIDQGVNFLDTADVYDNGASEKAVGRVLKERSEEIYVASKCGRQISPHVSEGYTPEALRAYVEASLKNMQLESLDLIQLHCPPSEVYYRDEIFELFDRLIGEGKIRHFGVSVEKVSEAMQAIKYPNVSTVQIIFNMFRQKPLEMFFAEAKKNNIGIIARVPLASGLLTGKMDSSITFDKNDHRDFNRNGEAFDKGETFSGVDFELGLKAVEELKPVFAGNATLASWALRWILMFEQVSTVIPGASKVEQVESNVNAGQLSPLSSDQMEKVKDVYNAYIKPTVHHLW; translated from the coding sequence ATGAAATATAGATTACTAGGAAAAACAGGATTAAAAGTTTCTGAGATATCATTAGGAACTTGGCAAGTAGGCGGAGGCTGGGGAGGTGCTTTTGATGAAAAAGCAGCTCATAGAATAATTAATTCTGCTATAGATCAAGGGGTGAATTTTTTGGATACAGCCGATGTCTATGATAATGGAGCCAGTGAGAAAGCAGTAGGGAGAGTTTTGAAGGAGCGTTCCGAAGAAATATATGTGGCGAGTAAATGTGGCCGACAAATTTCTCCCCATGTTTCAGAAGGTTATACTCCGGAAGCACTAAGGGCCTATGTGGAAGCCAGTTTGAAAAACATGCAACTGGAGAGCTTGGATTTAATACAGCTACATTGTCCTCCTTCAGAAGTTTATTACAGAGATGAAATATTTGAATTATTTGACCGGCTAATAGGGGAAGGCAAAATTCGTCATTTTGGAGTAAGTGTAGAAAAGGTCTCAGAGGCCATGCAGGCGATAAAATACCCAAATGTTTCTACGGTGCAGATTATTTTTAACATGTTTAGACAGAAGCCTTTGGAAATGTTTTTCGCGGAAGCCAAAAAGAATAATATAGGTATTATTGCCAGAGTGCCATTGGCAAGTGGGCTTTTGACCGGTAAGATGGACTCTTCAATTACTTTTGATAAAAACGACCATAGGGATTTCAATAGGAATGGAGAGGCATTTGATAAGGGAGAGACATTCTCTGGAGTAGATTTTGAACTGGGGTTGAAGGCAGTAGAGGAATTGAAACCTGTTTTTGCCGGAAATGCTACACTGGCTTCTTGGGCTTTAAGGTGGATTTTAATGTTTGAGCAAGTAAGTACTGTTATTCCTGGAGCTTCTAAAGTTGAACAGGTGGAATCAAATGTCAATGCAGGTCAGCTATCTCCCCTCAGTTCTGATCAAATGGAAAAAGTGAAAGATGTTTACAATGCATACATTAAACCAACTGTGCATCATCTTTGGTAG
- a CDS encoding Dabb family protein, whose product MNARRKFLNYFSLLGSGILFSNNVLAKPKKDFMIHQVYFWLKNPKRDLKSFIKGCEELIKVDSIKKAYIGQPAVTERRDVVDHSFHVSLTVHFDNIEDHNIYQLAAIHKKFIADHEDKWEKVQVYDTKIQ is encoded by the coding sequence ATGAACGCAAGAAGAAAATTCCTTAACTATTTCTCCTTATTGGGTTCAGGCATTTTATTTTCCAATAATGTCTTGGCCAAACCTAAAAAAGATTTTATGATTCATCAAGTGTACTTCTGGCTAAAAAACCCAAAAAGGGATTTAAAGAGTTTTATCAAAGGCTGCGAAGAGCTCATCAAAGTTGACAGCATCAAAAAAGCCTATATAGGCCAGCCAGCAGTTACTGAAAGAAGAGATGTAGTAGACCACTCTTTTCATGTCTCATTAACCGTACATTTCGACAATATTGAAGATCATAATATTTATCAATTAGCAGCAATTCACAAAAAATTCATAGCTGACCACGAAGATAAGTGGGAAAAAGTCCAAGTTTATGACACAAAAATTCAATAA
- a CDS encoding ATP-binding protein, which translates to MKSSLLILSLFSVLLFTGIDAKSFQISSPQNKLSKEGKIDSLNNWVEKNIEKDINNALSNSLNALELSKEINYPLGEAQSMINLGWIYYRMDDYLQAIDYAFKGHQSIIPLNKPNLTIRSFFNIGAIYSEGSGQLELALEYFEEAYERSLDIQDRSMSGRALNNRAFILTQMGRYDEALQLITPFLADKKDDFLESYARRTLGDIQKVQGDTAKAINSYLIAYQILEKEQSYSTLTSCIIRLAELYLATGQNYKAKLYLDKGEIISENNHFREQLIKINQLNSNYYENLGNWKEALFYQKKYASMQDSVTNQINSKNMGRMEAKIDFDQRLNAINTEMALNEKLINEKLQQQIFRRNIFLAGFIIMLVLVTIVLFTSYRIRRSKYQAESANRAKSDFISSMSHEIRTPLNGVIGFSDLLNSTPLDANQKQYITLINQSAKSLMEIVNDILDFSKIEAGKLEIELSQTNIYELGIETVNLVAFQAHQRSIELILDIDEQIPKMVLADQVRIKQILINLLSNAVKFTKKGEITLKIERLGEELENFSKIRFTVSDTGKGIEPGNQEKIFSAFTQEDSSTTRKFGGTGLGLAICKKLLNMMGGKIYVESELNKGSRFWFEINFETLEEKQKEPALPIENLYALIVEKNQRHGKVIQENLSYLGASSDLALSQEEAEQLLRNSAPYNLMLVNHDIKEGNGAHFIQKLKSEMNLIPNDIKTILMHNAFVQNSRIPEHVDALLIKPYKKPDFLQILNKLFHPKDTKSTFDQNMANQEDLDQLKEISPSILIAEDNQVNMILTKKLLHSFIPKAVIMEAKNGKKVIDVYNENEVDIIFMDIQMPVLNGYEATEAIRKMEAKTGKHTPIIALTAGILNNERQKCLEAGLDDYTSKPMNKKDIGKILHQWLLEKIS; encoded by the coding sequence ATGAAAAGTAGTCTCCTCATATTATCCCTATTTTCTGTCTTGCTTTTCACAGGCATTGATGCTAAATCATTCCAGATAAGCTCTCCACAAAATAAGCTGTCAAAAGAAGGGAAAATTGACAGCTTGAACAACTGGGTGGAAAAAAACATCGAAAAGGATATCAACAATGCCCTCAGCAATTCCCTTAATGCTCTGGAACTCTCCAAAGAGATCAATTACCCTTTGGGCGAGGCGCAAAGCATGATTAACCTAGGGTGGATCTACTACAGAATGGATGATTATCTCCAAGCGATAGATTACGCATTTAAAGGCCACCAAAGTATTATCCCACTAAACAAGCCAAATTTGACCATTAGGTCTTTCTTTAATATTGGAGCCATATACAGTGAAGGGAGTGGCCAGCTGGAATTGGCTTTGGAGTATTTTGAAGAGGCGTATGAAAGGAGCCTCGATATACAGGACAGGTCCATGAGTGGCCGCGCATTGAACAACCGCGCCTTTATCCTTACCCAAATGGGGCGATATGACGAGGCATTGCAATTGATCACTCCTTTTTTAGCCGACAAAAAAGATGATTTCCTTGAATCCTATGCGCGCAGAACCCTTGGTGACATCCAAAAAGTCCAAGGCGATACCGCAAAGGCTATAAATAGTTACCTTATTGCCTACCAAATACTAGAAAAGGAACAATCCTACTCTACCCTTACCAGCTGTATCATCAGGCTGGCTGAACTATATTTGGCCACTGGACAAAATTACAAAGCCAAATTATACCTGGACAAAGGAGAAATCATCAGCGAAAACAATCACTTTAGGGAACAACTGATCAAGATCAACCAACTTAATTCAAATTACTACGAAAACCTAGGGAACTGGAAAGAAGCATTATTCTACCAGAAAAAATATGCCTCCATGCAGGACAGCGTCACCAATCAAATCAATTCAAAAAACATGGGACGAATGGAGGCCAAAATTGATTTTGACCAAAGACTGAATGCCATCAATACCGAAATGGCATTAAACGAAAAGCTGATCAATGAAAAACTCCAACAACAAATATTCAGACGTAATATATTCTTAGCTGGCTTTATCATCATGCTGGTCCTGGTGACCATTGTGCTGTTCACTTCCTACCGTATTCGCAGATCCAAATACCAAGCTGAATCTGCCAATAGGGCAAAATCTGATTTTATCTCAAGTATGAGTCATGAAATCAGAACTCCCCTAAACGGTGTGATAGGCTTCTCAGACCTGCTCAACTCCACTCCCTTAGATGCCAACCAAAAACAGTATATCACCCTCATCAATCAATCAGCCAAATCCCTGATGGAAATTGTAAATGATATCCTGGATTTTTCAAAAATTGAGGCTGGTAAACTGGAAATTGAGCTTTCCCAAACCAATATTTATGAATTGGGGATAGAGACTGTCAACTTGGTGGCATTTCAAGCTCATCAGAGGTCTATTGAGTTAATTTTAGATATAGATGAACAAATCCCCAAAATGGTTTTGGCAGACCAAGTAAGGATCAAACAAATCCTTATCAACCTATTGAGCAATGCTGTAAAGTTCACGAAGAAAGGAGAAATCACTTTGAAAATAGAGCGTCTTGGAGAAGAATTGGAAAACTTCTCCAAGATCAGGTTTACCGTAAGCGATACAGGAAAGGGAATTGAACCTGGCAATCAGGAAAAAATCTTCAGTGCCTTTACCCAAGAAGATTCATCGACCACCAGAAAATTCGGAGGAACAGGCCTAGGCTTAGCCATATGTAAAAAGCTGCTCAACATGATGGGGGGAAAAATCTACGTAGAAAGTGAATTAAATAAAGGAAGTAGGTTTTGGTTCGAGATCAATTTTGAAACATTGGAGGAAAAACAAAAAGAACCCGCACTACCTATAGAAAATCTTTATGCACTCATCGTCGAAAAAAACCAGAGACATGGCAAAGTGATACAAGAAAACCTTTCCTATCTAGGAGCTTCATCAGATCTGGCCCTTAGCCAAGAAGAAGCCGAACAACTCCTGAGGAACTCAGCACCATATAATCTTATGCTGGTCAATCATGATATAAAGGAAGGTAATGGGGCCCATTTTATCCAAAAACTCAAATCAGAAATGAACCTGATTCCCAATGATATCAAGACAATTTTGATGCACAATGCCTTTGTTCAAAATTCAAGGATACCAGAACATGTAGATGCCTTGCTCATCAAGCCATACAAAAAGCCGGATTTTCTTCAAATACTTAATAAATTATTCCATCCTAAAGACACAAAATCCACTTTTGATCAAAATATGGCCAACCAAGAAGACCTTGATCAACTTAAGGAAATCTCCCCTTCAATCTTAATAGCCGAAGACAATCAAGTCAATATGATACTGACCAAAAAGCTATTGCATAGTTTTATTCCAAAAGCTGTAATCATGGAAGCCAAGAATGGTAAAAAGGTCATAGACGTTTATAATGAAAATGAGGTTGACATTATTTTCATGGATATTCAAATGCCTGTTCTAAATGGATATGAAGCCACAGAAGCCATCAGAAAGATGGAAGCCAAAACAGGCAAGCATACCCCTATCATTGCTTTAACTGCTGGAATTCTAAACAATGAAAGACAAAAATGCCTAGAAGCAGGACTTGATGATTATACCTCTAAACCAATGAATAAAAAGGATATAGGAAAAATTCTCCATCAATGGTTACTTGAAAAAATAAGTT